The Aeromonas encheleia genomic sequence TCCATCAAGTTCGATATCCAGCTGGGGGACGAGCTGCTGGCCAAGGGCCACAGCCTGCGCCAGACCTTGGGGGAGGCGCGCCCGGTGTGGATCGCCGCCAGCACCCATCAGGGCGAGGACGAGCAGGTGCTGACCGCCTTCGAGCGGGTGCTGCGCACTCATCCCGAGGCGCTGCTGATCCTGGTGCCGCGCCATCCCGAGCGTTTCGATCGGGTGGCCGAGCTGTGCGCCCCCTATGGCTGCGTGCGGCGCACCAGCGCGGCATCGATCAGGGCCACCGATCAGGTCTACCTGGGGGACACCATGGGCGAGCTGCCGCTGATGCTGGCGGCGGCCGATCTGGCCTTCGTCGGTGGCAGCCTGGTGCCCGTCGGCGGCCACAACCTGCTGGAGCCGGCGGCGCTCGGCAAGCCCTGCCTGACCGGTCCTGCCTACTTCAATTTCAGCGACATCACCCGCCAGCTGGTGGCTCAGGGCGGTGCCGCCCTGGTGGCGGACGCCGCCGCCCTCGGCGACAAGGTGAGCGAGCTGCTCAGCGATGGCGGTGCCCGCCGCCAGATGGGCGAGCAGGCCCGCGCCGTGGTGCTGCGCAATCAGGGGGCGCTGGCGCGCACCCTGTCCCACTGCCTCGCCAGCCTGGAAAACGACTGACCCCCGGGGCCGGCAAGCCGTCGGCCCTTATCACCCGCCGCCGCGGTTCTCTCTTTCCCCCCTCACTGCGTGCTTCGCCTGCCGGTATCCTGGTGCCTGCCATTTCCTTGCCTCTGCTCCCGGGGCTGGTCAGTTGCACCATGGCTGCCCGGCCTCGCTTATTCGGGCCCAAGAGGGGTCTAACCTAGTAGTTGGGATCCTGATATCGAACCTGTGGAGGCGAGTCATGAAAGTCCTGAGCATATTGTTGGTGGGCATCCTGTGCTTCAGCAGCAGCGGCCTGGCGCTGGCGGCAGGGGGCGGCGGCAGCAGTGGTGGAGGGAGCAGCGGGGACGGTGGATCAGGCTCGTCGTCGACCCAGCGGCAGTTGCAGCGGGTCGAGCAGCTGGTCGGGGCGCAGCAATGGCAGCAGGCCGAGGCGCTGTTGCGGGATCTGCGCCAGGACGCGGCCAACTCCGCCGACGTCTGGAACTGGTCAGGCTACGTGGCCCGCAAGTCTGGCCGGTTGGCGCAGGCCTTTCCCTATTACGACAAGGCGCTGAGGCTAGATCCGGAGCACCGCGGCGCCCACGAGTATCTGGGGGAGGCCTATCTGCAAAATGGTGAACCCCAGAAGGCGCAGGAGCAGCTGCGGATCTTGCAGGGCCTGTGCGGGCGATGCGAGGAGGCTGACGATCTGTCCGCCGCGCTGAGGGCGGCGCCCCAGCCGAAGAAGCCGAGCTCCTCCTTCCTGCTCGGCGGTTGACTTGGTATCGCGAGCCACGACACCCACAAAAAAGCCCTTGTTAACAAGGGCTTTTCAATCAGTTCGGCAACCG encodes the following:
- a CDS encoding tetratricopeptide repeat protein, yielding MKVLSILLVGILCFSSSGLALAAGGGGSSGGGSSGDGGSGSSSTQRQLQRVEQLVGAQQWQQAEALLRDLRQDAANSADVWNWSGYVARKSGRLAQAFPYYDKALRLDPEHRGAHEYLGEAYLQNGEPQKAQEQLRILQGLCGRCEEADDLSAALRAAPQPKKPSSSFLLGG
- the waaA gene encoding lipid IV(A) 3-deoxy-D-manno-octulosonic acid transferase; this encodes MGYRLLYNLLIHLGLPLALLALYRPKKGKPGFGARWAEHLGRSPASGQEAPLWIHAVSVGETLAITPFIRALKAERPDLPILLTTTTRTGAEQAARLGELVVHRYAPLDYPWAIAAFLKRFQPRALWVMETELWPNWLAACEAHHLPVTILNARLSERSCQRYARFQGAFDALSRPLTHLLCQHQDDADRFHRLGLGRERLAVTGSIKFDIQLGDELLAKGHSLRQTLGEARPVWIAASTHQGEDEQVLTAFERVLRTHPEALLILVPRHPERFDRVAELCAPYGCVRRTSAASIRATDQVYLGDTMGELPLMLAAADLAFVGGSLVPVGGHNLLEPAALGKPCLTGPAYFNFSDITRQLVAQGGAALVADAAALGDKVSELLSDGGARRQMGEQARAVVLRNQGALARTLSHCLASLEND